Proteins encoded in a region of the Raphanus sativus cultivar WK10039 chromosome 8, ASM80110v3, whole genome shotgun sequence genome:
- the LOC108841184 gene encoding uncharacterized protein LOC108841184, translating to MSLLLNKPSKLCLGKRVVVRSSPLGSDSFSSSLQQTPPRAIISVSPPCGYADEIGNLNIKNANERSVTHVEKDVPTEFTSILKYFRFGVLGTIGSSHGWVATPLDDGRVRLQDDLNPAASYTDPKHISLPPLVTLPYCQTQLVTNMSMSSSSPEEEDCVVAIKFVGPQLSLCRPAAQSNSEWINIRIANPSFFSSRVMFSNRDGMFHIPGSGGHLIGSWDLGEHKDHPKIQMLRFHNLAELTMSKLETLHSCSTTEHLVESQTTCETFLIKWYRKTTRSFLDMPKMKTEALLVFKLDEEGNAFYTEDIGDLVIFLSRAEPFCVPASSFPGMYPNRVEIIDVDELGSVNLATGTVSTRNSTHMAPYYIPPQNIEH from the coding sequence ATGTCTCTGCTTCTCAACAAGCCTTCGAAGCTCTGCCTTGGGAAACGTGTGGTGGTTAGGTCATCTCCTCTTGGCTCAGATAGCTTCTCATCTTCCTTGCAACAAACCCCTCCTCGTGCCATAATATCCGTTAGCCCTCCTTGTGGATATGCTGACGAAATCGGAAACCTCAACATAAAGAATGCTAATGAGCGTTCCGTGACTCATGTGGAAAAGGATGTGCCTACAGAGTTCACAAGCATACTAAAATACTTTCGTTTTGGTGTATTGGGAACCATCGGGTCGTCCCATGGCTGGGTGGCTACTCCTCTAGATGACGGAAGAGTCCGTCTCCAAGACGATCTAAACCCGGCTGCATCGTACACAGACCCGAAACACATTTCCCTGCCTCCTCTTGTAACTCTGCCTTATTGCCAAACCCAACTCGTCACCAACATGTCCATGTCCTCATCATCTCCTGAGGAAGAGGACTGTGTCGTGGCTATCAAGTTCGTCGGACCTCAGCTCAGCTTATGCAGACCGGCTGCTCAAAGCAACTCGGAGTGGATCAACATCAGGATAGCGAACCCAAGTTTCTTCTCCTCCCGTGTCATGTTCTCCAACAGAGATGGCATGTTCCACATACCCGGATCAGGAGGCCATCTCATCGGATCATGGGATCTCGGAGAACACAAGGACCATCCTAAAATCCAGATGCTGCGATTCCACAACCTTGCTGAGCTGACTATGTCCAAACTCGAGACATTGCATTCGTGTTCCACGACCGAACACTTGGTGGAGTCACAAACAACTTGTGAAACTTTCTTGATAAAGTGGTACAGGAAGACCACCAGGAGCTTTCTTGATATGCCCAAAATGAAAACAGAAGCTTTGTTGGTGTTCAAGCTTGACGAAGAAGGAAACGCTTTTTACACTGAGGACATTGGAGATCTCGTCATTTTCCTCTCCAGGGCTGAACCTTTTTGTGTCCCTGCTAGCTCCTTTCCTGGCATGTACCCCAACAGAGTCGAAATCATTGATGTTGATGAACTCGGATCTGTCAATCTGGCTACAGGCACCGTCTCTACTAGAAATTCTACACACATGGCCCCTTACTACATTCCACCTCAAAATATAGAGCACTAG